In Anticarsia gemmatalis isolate Benzon Research Colony breed Stoneville strain chromosome 4, ilAntGemm2 primary, whole genome shotgun sequence, one DNA window encodes the following:
- the LOC142972348 gene encoding sorting nexin-29-like isoform X1, producing the protein MNSKILNTIANAIDNKEELKKRLENGKILHQELENCVKNCQNRFGGKSELATEDDLRIIQLCDKWEKVLSHGIRTNLSSSALQNLVTAGLNFTFNIVNVGNSLWSYACLHLTRHEKERFKILANINTPLGYFRAFLRAAFNERSLERYLQSWVSHGLVMEYYEEGALVRNAETAYQLPSMASSLSSILFALSIDRPELNESQQANQTNKAELVIPLPLPVKSSNVKRKPLRQVISFDKNEQKNVLSNKIKSPDATEQTDNSSWNSAPATCLNSPDPKIVAQAASSSEPTSSEYKSSLRHFFPESVKAIDSPSQILTKLSECAKEIFSSSNSIDVNNVVKDKDDLSELSINNLKISESDSEEVAGSIDGSTSCLELCFTEDESVPEDKTLNTILENKDKELLNLQLKVSQIESGSKEKIRKLEKVILDLSKENDRLKEQLRNYMSAVEIGKALKNDNNGESEEVDQYEKKLVQVAEMHAELMEFNQYLQQRLKEYESITALEVLDYPESNVKVHIPSAFLVGKKTHSYHVYQIFLKIGEEEWNVYHRYAKFHELHMQLRKCHPDIATYKFPPKKTLRKRDAHLVEQRRVALQAYLRHILLVLPELRDCTNRAQLITLLPFFGTSSTTRENGLNHALDRQESNDSISSYNAL; encoded by the exons ATG AATAGCAAAATACTGAACACAATAGCTAATGCAATAGATAACAAAGAGGAGTTAAAGAAACGGCTAGAAAATGGCAAAATTCTTCATCAAGAGCTTgaaaattgtgttaaaaattgTCAGAATCGATTTGGAGGAAAATCTGAGTTAGCTACTGAAGATGACTTGAG AATAATACAACTGTGTGATAAGTGGGAGAAAGTGCTGAGCCATGGCATCAGGACTAATCTATCAAGTTCTGCATTACAGAACTTAGTCACAGCAGGTTTAAACTTcacttttaatattgttaatgttg GCAACTCACTATGGAGCTATGCTTGTTTACACCTCACAAGACATGAAAAAGAAAGATTTAAGATACTTGCAAATATTAACACACCTCTTGGATACTTCAGGGCATTTCTTAGAGCTGCTTTTAATGAGAGATCATTGGAAAG ATATTTACAAAGTTGGGTTTCTCATGGCTTGGTTATGGAATATTATGAGGAAGGTGCTCTAGTCAGAAATGCTGAAACTGCATATCAACTTCCAAGCATGGCttcaa GCTTATCATCTATATTGTTTGCTTTATCAATTGACAGACCAGAATTGAATGAATCACAACAAGCTAATCAGACAAACAAAGCAGAACTTGTTATACCTTTGCCACTGCCTGTGAAATCATCGAATGTTAAAAGAAAGCCTCTCCGCCAAGTTAtatcttttgataaaaatgaacaaaagaatgtgttatcaaataaaattaaatcgcCAGATGCAACTGAACAAACAGACAATTCGTCATGGAATAGCGCGCCTGCGACGTGTCTTAATTCTCCAGACCCGAAAATAGTGGCCCAAGCTGCATCAAGTAGTGAGCCTACTAGCTCAGAATATAAAAGTAGTTTGAGACACTTCTTCCCAGAGAGTGTTAAAGCCATAGACAGTCCATCACAAATTCTAACTAAACTGTCTGAATGtgctaaagaaatattttcatcttCCAATAGCATAGATGTAAATAATGTAGTGAAAGATAAAGATGATTTATCTGAGCtaagtattaataatttaaaaatatcagaaaGTGACAGTGAAGAGGTAGCAGGTAGTATTGATGGCAGCACTTCATGTTTAGAGCTTTGTTTCACAGAGGATGAGAGTGTTCCTGAGGATAAAACACTCAATACAATTCTAGAAAATAAGGATAAGGAGTTGTTAAATCTGCAATTAAAAGTTTCTCAGATAGAATCTGGTAGCAAAGAAAAGATTAGAAAGTTAGAAAAAGTTATATTAGATTTAAGCAA AGAAAATGACAGGCTAAAAGAACAATTGCGGAATTACATGTCCGCGGTAGAAATAGGTAAAGCTTTAAAGAATGACAACAATGGTGAAAGTGAAGAGGTTGATCAGTATGAGAAGAAATTAGTTCAG GTAGCGGAGATGCACGCTGAACTAATGGAATTTAATCAGTATTTGCAACAAAGACTAAAAGAATACGAAAGTATAACTGCACTAGAAGTTTTAGATTATCCTGAGTCTAATGTTAAAGTGCACATACCCAGTGCGTTCTTAGTTGGAAAGAAAACACATTCCTACCATGTATATCAG ATATTCCTGAAGATAGGAGAAGAAGAATGGAATGTATATCATAGATATGCTAAGTTTCACGAATTACATATGCAGCTGAGGAAATGTCACCCGGATATAGCAACTTATAAGTTTCCACCAAAGAAGACTTTGAGAAAACGA GACGCCCACCTGGTGGAACAACGTCGCGTAGCCCTCCAGGCATACTTGCGTCATATCCTGTTAGTACTCCCCGAGCTACGAGACTGCACCAACCGCGCTCAGCTTATCACATTACTACCTTTCTTTGG TACTTCATCTACTACTAGGGAGAATGGTCTCAATCACGCATTAGATCGCCAAGAATCCAACGATTCGATTTCATCGTACAATGCACTATGA
- the LOC142972348 gene encoding sorting nexin-29-like isoform X2 gives MNSKILNTIANAIDNKEELKKRLENGKILHQELENCVKNCQNRFGGKSELATEDDLRIIQLCDKWEKVLSHGIRTNLSSSALQNLVTAGNSLWSYACLHLTRHEKERFKILANINTPLGYFRAFLRAAFNERSLERYLQSWVSHGLVMEYYEEGALVRNAETAYQLPSMASSLSSILFALSIDRPELNESQQANQTNKAELVIPLPLPVKSSNVKRKPLRQVISFDKNEQKNVLSNKIKSPDATEQTDNSSWNSAPATCLNSPDPKIVAQAASSSEPTSSEYKSSLRHFFPESVKAIDSPSQILTKLSECAKEIFSSSNSIDVNNVVKDKDDLSELSINNLKISESDSEEVAGSIDGSTSCLELCFTEDESVPEDKTLNTILENKDKELLNLQLKVSQIESGSKEKIRKLEKVILDLSKENDRLKEQLRNYMSAVEIGKALKNDNNGESEEVDQYEKKLVQVAEMHAELMEFNQYLQQRLKEYESITALEVLDYPESNVKVHIPSAFLVGKKTHSYHVYQIFLKIGEEEWNVYHRYAKFHELHMQLRKCHPDIATYKFPPKKTLRKRDAHLVEQRRVALQAYLRHILLVLPELRDCTNRAQLITLLPFFGTSSTTRENGLNHALDRQESNDSISSYNAL, from the exons ATG AATAGCAAAATACTGAACACAATAGCTAATGCAATAGATAACAAAGAGGAGTTAAAGAAACGGCTAGAAAATGGCAAAATTCTTCATCAAGAGCTTgaaaattgtgttaaaaattgTCAGAATCGATTTGGAGGAAAATCTGAGTTAGCTACTGAAGATGACTTGAG AATAATACAACTGTGTGATAAGTGGGAGAAAGTGCTGAGCCATGGCATCAGGACTAATCTATCAAGTTCTGCATTACAGAACTTAGTCACAGCAG GCAACTCACTATGGAGCTATGCTTGTTTACACCTCACAAGACATGAAAAAGAAAGATTTAAGATACTTGCAAATATTAACACACCTCTTGGATACTTCAGGGCATTTCTTAGAGCTGCTTTTAATGAGAGATCATTGGAAAG ATATTTACAAAGTTGGGTTTCTCATGGCTTGGTTATGGAATATTATGAGGAAGGTGCTCTAGTCAGAAATGCTGAAACTGCATATCAACTTCCAAGCATGGCttcaa GCTTATCATCTATATTGTTTGCTTTATCAATTGACAGACCAGAATTGAATGAATCACAACAAGCTAATCAGACAAACAAAGCAGAACTTGTTATACCTTTGCCACTGCCTGTGAAATCATCGAATGTTAAAAGAAAGCCTCTCCGCCAAGTTAtatcttttgataaaaatgaacaaaagaatgtgttatcaaataaaattaaatcgcCAGATGCAACTGAACAAACAGACAATTCGTCATGGAATAGCGCGCCTGCGACGTGTCTTAATTCTCCAGACCCGAAAATAGTGGCCCAAGCTGCATCAAGTAGTGAGCCTACTAGCTCAGAATATAAAAGTAGTTTGAGACACTTCTTCCCAGAGAGTGTTAAAGCCATAGACAGTCCATCACAAATTCTAACTAAACTGTCTGAATGtgctaaagaaatattttcatcttCCAATAGCATAGATGTAAATAATGTAGTGAAAGATAAAGATGATTTATCTGAGCtaagtattaataatttaaaaatatcagaaaGTGACAGTGAAGAGGTAGCAGGTAGTATTGATGGCAGCACTTCATGTTTAGAGCTTTGTTTCACAGAGGATGAGAGTGTTCCTGAGGATAAAACACTCAATACAATTCTAGAAAATAAGGATAAGGAGTTGTTAAATCTGCAATTAAAAGTTTCTCAGATAGAATCTGGTAGCAAAGAAAAGATTAGAAAGTTAGAAAAAGTTATATTAGATTTAAGCAA AGAAAATGACAGGCTAAAAGAACAATTGCGGAATTACATGTCCGCGGTAGAAATAGGTAAAGCTTTAAAGAATGACAACAATGGTGAAAGTGAAGAGGTTGATCAGTATGAGAAGAAATTAGTTCAG GTAGCGGAGATGCACGCTGAACTAATGGAATTTAATCAGTATTTGCAACAAAGACTAAAAGAATACGAAAGTATAACTGCACTAGAAGTTTTAGATTATCCTGAGTCTAATGTTAAAGTGCACATACCCAGTGCGTTCTTAGTTGGAAAGAAAACACATTCCTACCATGTATATCAG ATATTCCTGAAGATAGGAGAAGAAGAATGGAATGTATATCATAGATATGCTAAGTTTCACGAATTACATATGCAGCTGAGGAAATGTCACCCGGATATAGCAACTTATAAGTTTCCACCAAAGAAGACTTTGAGAAAACGA GACGCCCACCTGGTGGAACAACGTCGCGTAGCCCTCCAGGCATACTTGCGTCATATCCTGTTAGTACTCCCCGAGCTACGAGACTGCACCAACCGCGCTCAGCTTATCACATTACTACCTTTCTTTGG TACTTCATCTACTACTAGGGAGAATGGTCTCAATCACGCATTAGATCGCCAAGAATCCAACGATTCGATTTCATCGTACAATGCACTATGA